In one window of Ignatzschineria indica DNA:
- a CDS encoding GNAT family N-acetyltransferase, with product MKFIWIKGDKASAFQDALAVRDTVFTQEQGFPAEIDHDAMDQNSWHLLLYRDRQEQMTSAESIESADLMIEHDLALEAAEMGLSSGKSKNSTTDRSNLEAIGTLRFFLNSDGVYQVGRVAILKTYRGYRLGQFLLKEALKKMAVLAESREVILHAQLAAKGFYERYQFKAEGETFLEEGEPHITMRRRLELGKIPAEQLANAERILFIAHLAIGDFTYLQNGFRAFKEAYPHLKIDLFIEEVRCTNDPKKWPFLKKYSLYDWVGKCGIFDKIYNKNYSPALRLESIVEAKLQKYPIVVSIETLASLNGAGLARDIAGPDGFAMGMDIRYRWYQIREKLDLKKLDATIEVIKPHNGNDRHISDDYAYWFSQIGGVMLFPEERYPFVRIPKKWQKDARKQLKKWGVTAEQPIVFINHIAKNPRRSWKLEQVRELIELMQQQPQWQNSFFIINGIPEIFPEITALIEKHQLKNTAPFSALDNFFQLPAMLAASDLIISVETAVMHLANAVHVPVIALMRIKTLEWVPLNEALTTLIFTPKRADVIADIPPQRVIDALPENPLAGREERILDGNIDDLGDDLDENLEDEGSVAEGSSTTASEDGE from the coding sequence ATGAAATTTATCTGGATTAAAGGGGATAAGGCATCTGCATTTCAAGATGCGTTAGCGGTTAGAGATACCGTCTTTACACAAGAGCAGGGATTCCCCGCTGAGATCGATCATGATGCGATGGATCAAAATTCATGGCATCTTCTACTCTATCGGGATCGTCAGGAGCAGATGACAAGTGCAGAGAGTATCGAGAGTGCTGATTTAATGATTGAGCACGATCTTGCTCTAGAAGCTGCTGAGATGGGCCTCTCTTCGGGTAAGAGTAAGAATAGCACCACCGATCGATCGAATTTAGAGGCGATCGGAACACTTCGATTTTTTCTCAATAGCGATGGCGTCTATCAAGTAGGACGGGTGGCAATTCTTAAAACATATCGTGGATATCGATTAGGGCAATTTCTCTTAAAAGAGGCCTTAAAGAAGATGGCGGTCTTAGCTGAGAGCCGTGAAGTGATTCTGCATGCGCAATTAGCGGCAAAGGGATTTTATGAACGCTATCAATTTAAGGCAGAAGGTGAGACCTTTCTAGAAGAGGGCGAGCCCCATATTACTATGCGAAGAAGGTTAGAGCTTGGGAAGATCCCGGCAGAACAACTAGCTAATGCTGAAAGAATCCTTTTTATTGCTCATCTTGCAATTGGTGACTTTACCTATCTTCAAAATGGTTTTAGAGCGTTTAAGGAAGCTTATCCTCACTTAAAGATCGATCTCTTTATTGAAGAGGTTCGTTGCACCAATGATCCGAAAAAATGGCCCTTTTTGAAGAAATACTCCCTCTACGATTGGGTCGGGAAATGTGGCATCTTCGATAAGATCTACAATAAAAACTATTCGCCGGCACTTCGCCTTGAATCGATTGTGGAAGCGAAATTACAAAAATATCCCATCGTTGTCTCAATTGAGACCTTAGCATCACTCAATGGTGCAGGATTAGCACGAGATATTGCCGGCCCTGATGGATTTGCGATGGGGATGGATATTCGTTATCGCTGGTATCAAATTCGAGAGAAATTGGATCTTAAAAAATTGGATGCCACAATTGAAGTTATCAAACCCCATAATGGGAATGATCGCCATATTAGTGATGATTATGCTTACTGGTTTTCTCAAATAGGGGGAGTTATGCTCTTTCCAGAGGAGCGCTATCCTTTTGTGAGAATTCCCAAAAAGTGGCAAAAAGATGCACGGAAGCAACTTAAAAAGTGGGGCGTTACAGCAGAGCAGCCGATTGTTTTTATCAACCACATTGCTAAAAATCCACGTCGATCCTGGAAGTTAGAGCAGGTTCGGGAATTAATCGAGCTGATGCAGCAACAGCCTCAGTGGCAAAATAGCTTCTTTATTATTAATGGTATCCCTGAAATATTTCCTGAGATTACCGCTTTAATAGAGAAGCATCAGTTAAAAAATACAGCCCCCTTTAGTGCGCTCGATAATTTCTTCCAATTGCCGGCGATGTTGGCAGCTTCAGATCTTATAATCTCTGTTGAGACGGCGGTGATGCATCTTGCTAATGCGGTTCATGTGCCGGTGATTGCTTTAATGAGGATTAAAACATTGGAGTGGGTACCACTCAATGAGGCATTAACGACCTTAATCTTTACCCCAAAGCGTGCTGATGTGATTGCCGATATTCCACCTCAACGTGTGATTGATGCACTTCCTGAGAATCCGCTTGCCGGAAGAGAGGAGAGAATTTTAGACGGGAATATTGATGATTTAGGGGATGATTTAGATGAGAACCTAGAGGATGAAGGCAGTGTAGCAGAAGGCTCTTCTACTACTGCATCTGAGGATGGTGAGTAG
- the ppa gene encoding inorganic diphosphatase has protein sequence MSFAKVPAANDIAKITEDFNCIIEIPAESDPVKYEVDHDTDLIWVDRFVGTNMRYPANYGFIPNTLCDDGDPLDVLVITPFPLIHGSVVRCRPLGVLNMTDESGGDAKLIAVPISKLCPMYDHIEDIKDLPKLLVDQIEFFFQNYKGLESGKWVKLDGYSDKAAAQKEIENSLKLFNEKQ, from the coding sequence ATGAGTTTTGCAAAAGTTCCTGCAGCCAATGATATTGCAAAGATTACTGAAGATTTTAACTGTATCATTGAGATCCCGGCAGAATCTGATCCCGTTAAATATGAAGTCGATCACGATACCGATCTCATCTGGGTGGACCGCTTTGTCGGCACCAATATGCGTTATCCTGCAAACTATGGCTTTATTCCTAACACTCTCTGCGATGATGGCGATCCACTCGATGTATTAGTGATCACCCCATTCCCACTGATTCATGGCTCTGTCGTTCGTTGCCGTCCATTGGGCGTCCTCAATATGACTGATGAATCAGGCGGTGATGCCAAATTGATCGCTGTTCCTATCAGCAAACTCTGCCCAATGTATGACCATATTGAAGATATTAAAGATCTTCCTAAATTATTGGTTGACCAAATTGAGTTCTTCTTCCAAAACTATAAAGGTCTTGAGAGTGGTAAATGGGTGAAACTCGATGGCTATAGCGATAAAGCCGCAGCACAAAAAGAGATTGAAAACTCCCTTAAACTCTTTAATGAGAAGCAATAG
- a CDS encoding molecular chaperone, with the protein MKRLLILAAALLNISFAQLTLDRTRVIFDRVQSNSQSIVVSNTNKNEPYLAQSWIEDESGNKIETPLVALPILQRINPGQEKQVKISLAGQSHLPEDRETMLFFNVLGVPPKTDAENQVNIVIQSKVKLFYRPKGLPQYKDNGWLKELQVSKSGNSYTLQNPSPYHIVIFGVSNGPKGKITEKDLVVKPFGSVTVTEALGNTPTIYFINDYGGTESQSYQCGSSCQLVDRNK; encoded by the coding sequence ATGAAACGACTGTTAATTTTAGCAGCAGCTTTACTCAATATCTCTTTTGCTCAGTTAACGCTTGATAGAACGCGTGTCATTTTTGATCGAGTACAATCTAACTCTCAATCAATTGTTGTTTCGAATACTAATAAAAATGAACCTTATTTAGCACAATCTTGGATAGAAGATGAATCAGGAAATAAGATTGAAACACCTCTTGTTGCATTACCGATTCTTCAAAGAATCAATCCTGGGCAAGAAAAGCAAGTGAAGATCTCTTTAGCCGGACAGAGTCATCTACCTGAAGATCGTGAAACAATGTTATTCTTCAATGTCTTAGGAGTACCTCCGAAAACAGATGCTGAGAATCAAGTTAACATAGTTATTCAATCAAAAGTAAAACTCTTTTATCGCCCAAAGGGCTTACCACAGTATAAAGATAATGGTTGGTTAAAAGAGTTACAAGTTTCGAAGTCGGGTAATAGCTATACACTACAAAATCCATCTCCTTACCATATCGTGATTTTTGGTGTTAGTAATGGTCCGAAGGGGAAAATTACTGAAAAAGATCTTGTTGTAAAGCCTTTTGGGAGCGTAACGGTTACCGAAGCCTTAGGTAATACTCCGACGATCTATTTTATTAATGATTACGGTGGCACAGAGTCGCAAAGTTATCAGTGTGGTAGTAGTTGTCAACTAGTAGATCGTAATAAGTAA